The Bacteroidales bacterium nucleotide sequence GGATAGATGTGGTAAAATACGGCGCGTTTCCACCAGTGGTTGTCAACGGGATCGGTCATATTTCTGTTATACGGGCAATCTGTTGCATAGACGGTGCCAAAATGAATAATTAAGATCAACCAAAATAAGGAAATTTTTCTCATTCATGCCTGATTAACAAGACGGAAAAATGATACATGTCATCGTATTTCAATACGGGAATTTGCTCACAGAAATAAATATTCGCTGTCATCGGTTTGTAACAGGCTGCCTTGCTCTCAACTGCGCTTTGTTTAAAAATCTTAAAGCTATTTGTTGTTTGAAAGATATAAGCTTTAACAGATTTTTGAAAACTTCGTTAAGTTGGCTCTCCTTTCTCATATTTTTAATCCTATATCCGTTACAAATTGGTTTATAATGCTATCCGGATTATATTTTTCAGCACGTTTTACCGCATTTTTCCTGAATTTTTGCTGTTGCTCGGGGTTGCCCAGATAGGCGATTATTTTTTCCGTCATTTGCTCTTCGGTATTTACCAGGAAGCCACATACACTATCGTCGATGATATCCTTGGGTCCTTTAGTGTTATAGGCGATCACAGGCAGGCCACAACTGAGGCTTTCGAGAACCGTACACGAGAAGGTATCGAATTTTGAGGGGAATACGAGGATGTCGGCAGCCGAATAGATTTTAGGCAGGCGTTCACGGGATACCCAGTCGAAATAGTACCCTTCGGGTAACTCCTTTTTCAGTTGGTCGTATACAGGGCCCTGTCCAACTACCAGCAAGGCAATATCCGGATGAGTCTTTTTTACTTCCTTGTATATGCGCGGTAATTCCAGTACACCTTTCTCCTTGCTCACCCTGCCAACATAAAGCATCACGTAGCGGTCACCGTCGATTCCCAGCACTTCCTTTTTTAATGCCTTTACCGGTTTGAAAATAGCATCAACCCAATGTGCCGTAAGGCAGACCTTGTTTTCAGCAAAATTCATATCGCGGCCGGTAAGCCATTTGCGTTGGTCGTTGTTGAGTACGAACACACGGTCGAAGGCGCCGTAATACATACGCAGGAAGCGGCGGATGCGGTTCTGGTTGTGCTTGTCGAAATTCAACACTTTGCGACTGAACATTACCCAGTCCGTATGGATAAAAAAACTGACCGATACTGAATAGGCATGTTTCAGGTAAAGCCCCATAGCGCCCATAATACCTTCGGTAGAACATATCACACGATCGTATTCCCGCTCGTGGAACAGGTTGTGAAGTTCCACGAAGTTGGGGATCCGCACGGGCTGGTCGGGATATAACGGTATATGGAATTTACACACTGGTTTTAAGACAATCAGATGGTCGTCGCTTTCCAATGTATCACTACACACCAACAGATCGATGGGTAGGTTACGTGCTTTTATCTCCCGGTGCATGGCCTGCAAAACCGTCGATACTCCATTTTTATCCTCGAAGGTATCCGTGAGCCAGAGGGCGCGTTCGGGATGCCGGTACCTGCCAAGTCGTGCCGAAAAATCTTTCAGGAACGGGCGGGTATTGAATAAAACCCGTGCACTGGTAAAATGTGCTGAAAGCAACAATAACGAGGCAAGAAAAGGAAATGATAGTCCGTCGAGAAAATCCTCCAGATCGATACCATTGTCTTTTTTCTTGCGTTTTTCGGTATATGCACGTATGTTGCTGGGGAGCTCGAACTGTGCAATGAGCTTTTCCAGATTCTGCGCATCCAGATTCTTGCTCCAGTTGGCTTTGGAAATTTTCTTTACCAAACGCGAAAACAATAACTCGTTTAGGTGGCTGTTGATCGAGTATATCGACCGGTAGTATTCTTCGTCAATAAAACCCTTCCCACTTTGATATTCCTTGGCCATCTTTACTACATCCTCGAACACCGGCTTATAGGACGATGATACGATGAACTTTTTCAGGAACGAAGGCGATTTACCAAGTAAACAGTTGTGAAAGATTTTGACGAATGACATTGTTACCTTGTGGCGCTGTATTTCGGCGAAGGCGTTGGATGCAAGCAGCGAAACAGCCTTATCGCTGGTTTCGCCCTTGTGCAGCAATATCCGTAACAGGCCGGGGTCCTTATAGTTCAGGGCAATCTGGCACACGTAATCTAAGAAAGCAATGGTCAGTTTTTCCGAGTTCTGATGCGAGCCGTAGGGTATCATATCACCCCGACGTATCGCTTCGAGTGCTAGTTGCGATTTGCTTTCGGTTTTCAGCCGTTCCTGAAGGTTCGGGATATGCAGATATGTTCCCGTCAATCCTGCAAAAAAGCCCATGTGGCTGTCCGAACCGCCGGAAAACGATTTTTTGTATGGTTGATAACAATATTGTTCGGGGTTGATATTGAATTGCACGGACAACCGTGCGATTTTTTCGGGTGTAACGCTCTCTATCCATTCCTTTACCAGCATGTTCTGCCAGGTATCGCGCTGACCGTTGAGCATCTCGAACCGTTCGAAAATCAGTAACATCTTGTCGAAAAACTCCATGGGCGGCATCTTGTCCGTAGAGTAATGGTAGAGTGGATGCGCCCATATTGTAGGGATATTGTTGGCGCAGGCGTATTCCTGGAAAGTATAGATGTTCTTGCGGAGTTTATTCAGCCGCTTTTCCTGTTCAGGGGTAAACCCGTACGTGAGTACATGAATGCCGATATTGTAATCGGGAACCCAGCAACTGAATTCGGCAGCGGTAAGCACATCCACACCTTTCTCCTGTAAAGCATAGCACGAACGGGCATTGTTATGGTTGGTGATAGTGAGCACTTCGCAACCGTTTTTTTCTAACTCTTCCACTACTCTTTTAGTCGGTATCCATGTTTCGGGCACGTTCAGGATGCGGCCGATCAGTTCATCGGGCTCGTCGCTGTTGCGATCATGGCAATGAAGGTCGATTTTTAAAAGATCTTCACGGGGAAATTTTTCAAATTGTTCAGAAAGAAAGCGGTCGAGGCCGGATTTCAATTCTGACTGAAGGGTGTTGCTATTCATTAATACATATTTTTATCCGGATCAAAATTATGATAAGAATATTACCTGAATATTAATGATACTTTAAGTGATTGTTAAGAAAATAAAAGAGTACGTCTGCCAGGGCAAACGTACTCTCGTCGTGGAATTAGACAAAGAACAGCACTATATCTTTACTGTATACATCATCCCCGTATTGGGTTGCACCAAAAAGTTCTCTACGCTGAAATTCACATCGCCGCTTTTTACACCGTCCTGTAATTTTACGGTAAACGTATGCACGCCGTGTGGTACGATGGTATATTCGCGGAAATAGACCAACCGGGCATCGTGGTGGGTCTTTTTCAGTCGGAAGGTCAGTTCCGATTTGTTTTTTACTGTAATGCGGACCGTTTTGTCGGTCTTTTCCAAGCTCCATTCCACTGCATTTTCAAAAAGTTCCTTCAGGTACTTTTCTTCACCAATGATGTATTCATCGTTGTATACCGCCGTGCGTCTTTCGTTCAACGCTTCGCGGATGGCTGCGGGTGTTGTGTTTCGGGCAAACACAAGCGTCATGACACGGTGTTTCCCGGCAGCAAAGTCAACATTGGCCTGTATCGGATGGTGGATATCCGAATTACCCAGCATGGTCAGTTTCTTCTCCAGGCACCAGCGATGTGCTTCGGGGTAGTACTGACCGCCATTGACCACTTCGATACCGTGCATCATACCCTGTTGCAGTAACCTGGTGTGTTCGTCCATCCACAGGGTAGTGTCGGACTGTTGCGCGTCCCAGCCGGGATGGTTCCAGAAGATAAACGCATTCTGGGCTTTGGCAGCGCGGAAAGCATCCATATAATCCGGTTTTTCCAGTTCGTCGGAATTGGTAAGGAAAATGGCATTATGATGTCCCGGAGGCATCTGGCGGGTAATTTCGCTGCCTTTGATAAGGATGATACCCCTGGCTTTGGCCGTGGCATTGGCAACATCGTGCGAGCGGTTGTGTGTGGCAATAATATCTTCTTTATGCGGGCGGTATTCGATATGTTCGGTAAGTGAAATGACATCCAGTCCTTCGCGGTGAGCCTCGTCGATGCGTACAGTAGGCCACACCAGCCCATCGGAGAAAACCGTATGGATATGGAAATCGCATTTCAGTGTCGTGTAACCTTTCAGGTCGGGAATGTCGATGTGGCCACGTACCTGTGCAAACAACGGCAGTGCCACGAAAACCGGCAGGAATAATGATATGAACTTTTTCATGTATGGATGATTTAACGGATATGAATATTTTTGTACAAAACTACTCATGGGTTGTTAATCGCATATTAACAGATTATTAACGTTTTGCTAATTCGTACGGCATGATTTAAACAAAACTTTATTTAATTGAAGATAGAAATGGCGACGACGTGTTGACCAACGACAAGGATATCTCGGTTCATTTTATCCGATTTCAACCTGACTATACAGGAAGGAAATACTATTTCGTCGTCGCGGAGAAGTAATAGGATGATTTTCGATGTGCTGTGAGAGTTAGAATTAACAATAACTTAATTTTCCCGTAAAAATGAGATCAAACAGCTGTACTACTTTTGTATTGTAAAAAAACTATAAAACGATGAAAATATTCAAATTCCTTCTGATCCTGCCGGTAATATGTTTCTTTACCGGGTGTCATCCATCTGCCCAAAAGCTGGCAACCCCGGCGCCGGAAACAGTCCGGGTACGCAATGTAATCCTGATGATTGGAGATGGTATGGGGCTTGCCCATCAATACGCCGTCTGCAAGGGCAACAAGGCTGTGGAACGTTGCCAGTATGTAGGGCTTGCCAAGACATACTCGGCCAACGATTATACCACTGATTCGGCCGCAGCAGGTACTGCTATTGCCTGTGGCGAAAAGACCAATAACGGCATGTTGGGACAACGTCCGGACAGTAGTCGCCTGGTATCGATGCTTGAATATGCCGCCGGCAACGACCTGTCTACCGGCGTGGTGGTAACCTGCGAGTTGACCCACGCCACACCTGCCGCTTTTGTGGCACACGTCAATAACCGTAACGAAAACGAAAATATTGCGGCGGATTATACACAATCCCCTGTCAATGTCTGCATTGGCGGGGGCCGCAAGTATTTTGAGAACCGTACTGATAGCAAGAACCTTACTGAAACGATGAGATCTAAAGGTTTCCGTGTAGCTTACACCATGGACGAGGTAAAATCCGTGCATGAGGGTAACCTGCTCGCTTTGCTGGCTGACGTGGCTTTAGAACCATATCCGGCACGCGGCGAAATGCTTCCCGAAGCGATAACAGCAGCCATCAACATCCTGAACCGTAACGGGAAAGGCTTTTTCTTGATGGTGGAAGGTTCACAGATCGACTGGGCGGGGCATGCCAACGATCAAACCCATCTTATGAATGAGATGCTTGATTTCGACCGCGCCGTGCATACCGCTTTCGATTTTGCTGCACAAGACGGCCATACGCTGGTAATCGTTACTGCCGACCACGAAACCGGCGGCTTGACTATTCCCGGTGGAAACCTGCAAACCTGCGAACCGGCCATGGCATTCTCTACCAAAGGCCACACAGGAGTTCCTGTACCGGTGTATGCATTCGGTCCGGATGCGGAAATGTTTACGGGTATATATGACAATACCGCATTTCTTCCGAAAATATTAAATCTGCTCGGGATCAAAAAATAATGGTTGCACATCTTTGGGTTATATGAATAAGCAGCTTGAAGTGCAGGTGTTTACAAAATTTCTGGACTTAATCAAGGAGTATTTCAGAAAAGAGCGTAATATCACTTTCTATGCCGGGAAGCTGGGCCTCGAGCCGGATGAGCTTTCCCGGATAATCCGGGAAAAGAGTGATAGCAGTTTCTCCGACTGGATAAGAATATTGGATTGATTCGTATACGCGACCGGTCTGCGCTTTCTATTTACCACAAAATATAATATACACTAAGTACATCGCAAGAATTAGTTTATACTATTTGAAATATTAGACCTAAAAAGCTAAACATCGGATAATATTTTCACCAAACAATGCATCCACAGGACCGACCTCGCTTCCGGAAGCAGGCATCAGCCCTGCTAAGCGAAGGGATAAGCCAAAAGCTGTTTGAGCCGACAGGCGAGTTCTTTTGGCGACCCATAGCGTGCAGCGGCTGGTCGCTGAGGAAGCAAGTCTTGACCTTTGCTTCTTTGGGTCAAGCCAAAGAAGGATAAAATAATACAATTTAATTATTGACTTGTACTTACTTGGACAATATAGAACTAAATCTATTCCCTTTGCCTAATATAAACTGTCGTAGTTCTGCAATGACGGCGGTTTACTATCTTAACGTGAGTTAGAGCTAAGCAAATATTAAGATAATGCATGAAGTTTCTTATATGGCAGATGCTTCCTTTATGGGATCGAATATTACCCCGCAACCCATACATTGATACCATATCGGTTTGGCAGGAATGCCTTCTTCGGCAAGGCCGGACGCCCTCGATATCAGATTGTGTACATAACTGTCATATTCCATGTGTATTTCCTTGCATCCACATTCGGGACATTCAATTTTCGGTGATGGATTTTTCATCTGTGTATAATTTAATTTTTAAGGTCAGATGGAATACGCCATAGATACTCATTACGGTGGGTGAACAGTAATGTCCATAGCTATTTCATATAAATATAAGTGTTTTTTTTGTGGTTAAATAAAACCTTTTAATTCATCTTTAAGCTCGGAATATCTTTCTTTTCATTAATTCAATTCCAGTGCCGGTCCCGGCCAAATTTTTTCCGGCCAGGGAATACGATGTTGTTTGCGTTCCAATTCACGCATTTTCCGTTGCATGATACCGATATAACGCTGTTGAACCGTACCGATGATTTTTTCCCACGGTAGTGCTATTGTTTTGGCGGCTATCTGCCCGACCGCCTTCCGTACGCGCCAATCAGTCATCACTTGGCGTATTTTGGCAGCCATCGCTTCTTTGTTGTTCTGTGTCAGGAAGCCATTGATGCCATCGCACACTATTTCGGCCGCCGTGGAGCCCTCTACCAGTAAAGAGGGTACTTTCATAGCAGCAGCTTCGCGGACTACAAGCGGAGCATTGTCGTACAGCGAGGGGAACAGGAACAGGTCGGCCGCTGCATAATAACGCATCAGCCAATGCCTGTCGTGGATCGTCCCTGTGAAATGGACTTTCTCACTGATGCCCAGCCGTCCGGCCAACTTTTTCAGTTGGTCGGACGCATAACCCTGTCCTATGAAATAAGCCGTAAAATCCATATCGCGCAATACCCCCAATGCTTCTATGATCAGGGAGATATTTTTTTCAAAAATCATTTGTCCGACAAACAGGAAGACCGGTTCGTGTTCACTAAGTCCCAATATCTTGCGGGATAGCGGGCGTGTGATCCAGGGACTTGCTTCTGCAAAATCCGTCCCGTTGTCCATTACCGTTACATTACCCTTGTAGCCGTATTCGCGGAGTGTTTCTTCCACAGCAGGTTGCGGTATCCATACTTCGTCCGCCGACGAATAGAAGTCCACTACACGGCGGAGCATCATCTTTACCAATGCGGGATTACTCACCGCTCTTGTAAAATCTTCGCGGTATTTCGAATGAAAGGTGGCTACCACGGGAATACCCCGGCGGCGTGCTATTTGCAATGCATAACGACCTGCAGAGAATGGTGAATGACAATGAAACAGATCGAATGGGATGTTACGGAGTTGTCGGTTCAAGCCTGCATCGAGCCAGGGAAAACCGACACGATAGGGCGCACGCCCCGGCACAGGCAATGAAGCATAACGTAACACCGGGAATTCCTCTGTATCCACGTATCCCGGGTAATTGGGCGTAACCATGTAGGTATCGCCCATCATACGGTTGAGCCAGAAGGCATAGTTACGTACGGTGAGCGATACTCCATCCATGACAGGCGGAAAACATTCATTGAACTGGCCGATAATATACTTTTTCATTTTCAAATATACTTTTGATAACAACCTAATTTTGATAGCAAATGTATTGAATGAAAGTTACTTGATCGTTACCGGAAGTTTATATTTGTGTTAAATATGAAATAGCCATGGACATTACTGTTCACCCACCGTAATGAGTATCTATGGCGTATTTAGCTCCGCTGAGCCGTTACCTTCGGTGAACCCTTTGGGTTTCGGGGTTCATCTGACCTTAAAAAATTAAATTATAAACAGATGAAATGATGATAAAAATGGGTCGTTACCGGTATGATGACACGGAGACATATTTGTACCCAATTCCTTTCAGTGTCCTGATGCGGTTGTCACCTATTTTTTCGCGCAGCTTGCGGATGTGTACATCAATGGTGCGGTCGCCCACTACACTGTTGCCGCCCCAGACCGTATGATAGATTTCCTCGCGGTCAAATACCTTTTCGGGTTTGGACATCAGTAGCGAGAGCAATTCGAATTCTTTTCTGGGTAGCGTAATGTGTTCCCCGTTCCTGATAACCACATACGATTCGGTATCAATGACAATATCGACGTAACGGCTGGTATCGCCTGTATCGGCTTCAGATTTCTCCGCTACTATCCTGTTGCGCTTGAGTAACGCTTTGATCCGTGCCTGTAATACTTTAGGCCTGATGGGTTTGGGGATATAATCGTCGGCTCCGGCTTCAAATCCCGCTATTTGCGAATAATCCTCAGCACGGGCGGTCAGGAAGGCGATGATGGTAGCGTCCAGTTCGCGATGAGAACGGATTTCTTCGCAGGTTTCGACACCATCCTTACCCGGCATCATCACATCAAGCAATACCAAATGCGGCAACTCTTTCAAGGCAATGCTGATACCGGTATTACCATCGGAGGCGGTAAATACCTCGTAACCTTCCTTGCGGAGGCTGTAACTCAAAAACTCAAGTATATCGGGATCGTCGTCAACCAACAATAATTTATATTTGTTTTCCATTGTCTGTTTCTACAATTTTTCTACTTGCAAAGAAAGAGCGAAAGATTATTATAAGTGTTTCATAATCATCAAATAAATGTTAAGTTTATGTAAAGTGTGTTGATCAACTATTTATTTTTGTTTGTCAGGAGTTTACTTAAATATTGATATGAGCGGGGGAACGGAATGTGAAAAGCAGCATGACCATCAACGAAAATCCGGATATAATAGTAAACACGGATCGTGAGTACATAAAATTAAAAAGCCTCACAATGGGAACAGAAAAAGGGAATTCAGGATGTCACGCGAAGGATGAACAGAAATTAAATATGACCGGTGATGAATTAGATATTTCCTGAAACACAGATTGATAATATACAGTCAGGTAATGCTGTAATTCTATCTGTTTTGCAAGAGGAAAACAGATAGCTTAATCCAAAATAATATTATCGGGTCCGATTATTTTCGTTACATTTGTATATGTACCCACATATTATGCTGCATTAAAGTGTCTTAATTGATTTATTTGCGTCGACATTTTTTCATTTTTACTCTTTTGGGTGATATTAGCTATGAATTATACTCGTACTTTTACGAAAAAAATATAAAACATAATATCAATATGAGATGTAAAAATTGTGGATGGGAGAATCCCGTAAATAACGCCAAGTGCGAGAAATGTAATGCTCCGTTCAGCGATATTATGAATGAGGTAAACAACGATCAACCATCGGTGGAAAAAAGCTCTTCCGACAAATTTGATCCAAGGAAAACAGCAAAGGGTTGTCCGGAATGTGGTTATCCGATCCGAATGATGGATAAAAATTGTCCTCAGTGCGGGCATGAATTTAGCTATGAGAAACAGGACGTTCCTGTGGAAAAAGAGCCGGCAAAGTCTTGCGAAGTACAGCCTCCGGTCCCGGTTGCTCCGGTTCAAGGTCAGGATAATCCCGAATTGGCTGAAAAAGCATGTGTTTACTGTAAATCATCCGTTCCCGAAACAGCTCATTTTTGTCCCAATTGCGGTGTTCCGTTAGCAAATGAACATAAAAAGTCCGATGAAACGGTGATGCCCTGGATAGTTGCGGATCAGGTTCAAACTCCGGAATGCTCGTTGACCTTTGTTCCGAGAGATGCAGAGCCCCAGAATGTTTCTACAATATGTTTTTCAGGTAATCTGATTCAATTGAGCAGGGGAAATACGGAGCCGTCTAACCAGACCATTACATCAAAAGTACAGGCCGAACTGAGTTTTGAAAACGACAAATGGTATATACAGGATAAAAGCGCGTTAAGGACGACTTATATCTATGCCGGGGAAAAGATAGAGTTAAAACAGGGTGATGTGATCGTGCTGGGTAACCGGCTGTTTGAATTCAACTGTGATTCAAAAAATCCGTCTGAATAAACTCTATTAAGTAATATAAAACAATTAATGTCGTATTTTCTGACCGTAATTCATTTGATCAATGTGCATTAAGAAAACAATAA carries:
- a CDS encoding alkaline phosphatase, whose translation is MKIFKFLLILPVICFFTGCHPSAQKLATPAPETVRVRNVILMIGDGMGLAHQYAVCKGNKAVERCQYVGLAKTYSANDYTTDSAAAGTAIACGEKTNNGMLGQRPDSSRLVSMLEYAAGNDLSTGVVVTCELTHATPAAFVAHVNNRNENENIAADYTQSPVNVCIGGGRKYFENRTDSKNLTETMRSKGFRVAYTMDEVKSVHEGNLLALLADVALEPYPARGEMLPEAITAAINILNRNGKGFFLMVEGSQIDWAGHANDQTHLMNEMLDFDRAVHTAFDFAAQDGHTLVIVTADHETGGLTIPGGNLQTCEPAMAFSTKGHTGVPVPVYAFGPDAEMFTGIYDNTAFLPKILNLLGIKK
- a CDS encoding histidinol-phosphatase → MKKFISLFLPVFVALPLFAQVRGHIDIPDLKGYTTLKCDFHIHTVFSDGLVWPTVRIDEAHREGLDVISLTEHIEYRPHKEDIIATHNRSHDVANATAKARGIILIKGSEITRQMPPGHHNAIFLTNSDELEKPDYMDAFRAAKAQNAFIFWNHPGWDAQQSDTTLWMDEHTRLLQQGMMHGIEVVNGGQYYPEAHRWCLEKKLTMLGNSDIHHPIQANVDFAAGKHRVMTLVFARNTTPAAIREALNERRTAVYNDEYIIGEEKYLKELFENAVEWSLEKTDKTVRITVKNKSELTFRLKKTHHDARLVYFREYTIVPHGVHTFTVKLQDGVKSGDVNFSVENFLVQPNTGMMYTVKI
- a CDS encoding glycosyltransferase, with product MIGQFNECFPPVMDGVSLTVRNYAFWLNRMMGDTYMVTPNYPGYVDTEEFPVLRYASLPVPGRAPYRVGFPWLDAGLNRQLRNIPFDLFHCHSPFSAGRYALQIARRRGIPVVATFHSKYREDFTRAVSNPALVKMMLRRVVDFYSSADEVWIPQPAVEETLREYGYKGNVTVMDNGTDFAEASPWITRPLSRKILGLSEHEPVFLFVGQMIFEKNISLIIEALGVLRDMDFTAYFIGQGYASDQLKKLAGRLGISEKVHFTGTIHDRHWLMRYYAAADLFLFPSLYDNAPLVVREAAAMKVPSLLVEGSTAAEIVCDGINGFLTQNNKEAMAAKIRQVMTDWRVRKAVGQIAAKTIALPWEKIIGTVQQRYIGIMQRKMRELERKQHRIPWPEKIWPGPALELN
- a CDS encoding response regulator transcription factor, producing MENKYKLLLVDDDPDILEFLSYSLRKEGYEVFTASDGNTGISIALKELPHLVLLDVMMPGKDGVETCEEIRSHRELDATIIAFLTARAEDYSQIAGFEAGADDYIPKPIRPKVLQARIKALLKRNRIVAEKSEADTGDTSRYVDIVIDTESYVVIRNGEHITLPRKEFELLSLLMSKPEKVFDREEIYHTVWGGNSVVGDRTIDVHIRKLREKIGDNRIRTLKGIGYKYVSVSSYR
- a CDS encoding glycosyltransferase; this translates as MNSNTLQSELKSGLDRFLSEQFEKFPREDLLKIDLHCHDRNSDEPDELIGRILNVPETWIPTKRVVEELEKNGCEVLTITNHNNARSCYALQEKGVDVLTAAEFSCWVPDYNIGIHVLTYGFTPEQEKRLNKLRKNIYTFQEYACANNIPTIWAHPLYHYSTDKMPPMEFFDKMLLIFERFEMLNGQRDTWQNMLVKEWIESVTPEKIARLSVQFNINPEQYCYQPYKKSFSGGSDSHMGFFAGLTGTYLHIPNLQERLKTESKSQLALEAIRRGDMIPYGSHQNSEKLTIAFLDYVCQIALNYKDPGLLRILLHKGETSDKAVSLLASNAFAEIQRHKVTMSFVKIFHNCLLGKSPSFLKKFIVSSSYKPVFEDVVKMAKEYQSGKGFIDEEYYRSIYSINSHLNELLFSRLVKKISKANWSKNLDAQNLEKLIAQFELPSNIRAYTEKRKKKDNGIDLEDFLDGLSFPFLASLLLLSAHFTSARVLFNTRPFLKDFSARLGRYRHPERALWLTDTFEDKNGVSTVLQAMHREIKARNLPIDLLVCSDTLESDDHLIVLKPVCKFHIPLYPDQPVRIPNFVELHNLFHEREYDRVICSTEGIMGAMGLYLKHAYSVSVSFFIHTDWVMFSRKVLNFDKHNQNRIRRFLRMYYGAFDRVFVLNNDQRKWLTGRDMNFAENKVCLTAHWVDAIFKPVKALKKEVLGIDGDRYVMLYVGRVSKEKGVLELPRIYKEVKKTHPDIALLVVGQGPVYDQLKKELPEGYYFDWVSRERLPKIYSAADILVFPSKFDTFSCTVLESLSCGLPVIAYNTKGPKDIIDDSVCGFLVNTEEQMTEKIIAYLGNPEQQQKFRKNAVKRAEKYNPDSIINQFVTDIGLKI
- a CDS encoding zinc ribbon domain-containing protein — translated: MRCKNCGWENPVNNAKCEKCNAPFSDIMNEVNNDQPSVEKSSSDKFDPRKTAKGCPECGYPIRMMDKNCPQCGHEFSYEKQDVPVEKEPAKSCEVQPPVPVAPVQGQDNPELAEKACVYCKSSVPETAHFCPNCGVPLANEHKKSDETVMPWIVADQVQTPECSLTFVPRDAEPQNVSTICFSGNLIQLSRGNTEPSNQTITSKVQAELSFENDKWYIQDKSALRTTYIYAGEKIELKQGDVIVLGNRLFEFNCDSKNPSE